One Theropithecus gelada isolate Dixy chromosome 3, Tgel_1.0, whole genome shotgun sequence genomic window carries:
- the FAM243A gene encoding uncharacterized protein C21orf140 homolog has translation MPRFASPLLRNVIIRSQFDGIKRKQCLQYLKTLRTLQYDGFKTVYFGETNISESLVTGEDISDGYFIQTPTWCIVHAAGSQGWVPWKYRMFLRDELCIKPEDSLFSEFCDVVRKAYGKCVIVVKERRQQEEQRPKEDREAEGQFYIPTVINLASIACCPEVAKSYGHELLSLPSPCNYLNPLDSAWSSLKWFIINNRKEFCLQSIDSVYSYECILFSSLISKGIERINPSKWRTLTSKVRRWENYYLGKFS, from the coding sequence atgcctcgctttGCAAGCCCTCTTTTAAGAAACGTCATTATCAGAAGTCAATTTGATGGCATCAAGAGGAAGCAATGCCTCCAGTATCTGAAAACACTGAGAACACTGCAGTATGATGGATTTAAGACTGTATATTTTGGGGAAACCAATATCTCAGAAAGTCTAGTAACTGGGGAAGATATTAGTGATGGATATTTCATACAAACCCCAACTTGGTGTATTGTGCACGCTGCGGGTAGTCAAGGATGGGTGCCTTGGAAATATCGGATGTTCCTAAGAGATGAGCTGTGTATCAAACCAGAAGACAGCCtcttctctgagttctgtgatgTGGTGAGGAAGGCCTATGGAAAGTGTGTCATCGTGGTCAAAGAGAGAAGACAGCAGGAAGAGCAGAGGccaaaggaagacagagaggcTGAGGGCCAGTTCTATATCCCTACAGTCATTAACTTAGCAAGCATTGCGTGTTGCCCAGAGGTGGCCAAGTCCTATGGCCATGAACTActctctctgccttccccttGTAATTATCTGAACCCTTTAGACTCAGCCTGGTCTTCTCTGAAATGGTTTATCATCAATAACAGAAAAGAGTTTTGTTTGCAGTCCATTGACAGTGTCTATTCTTACGAATGTATACTTTTCAGCAGTTTAATTAGCAAAGGAATTGAAAGGATAAACCCAAGCAAGTGGAGAACATTAACTAGCAAAGTACGGAGATGGGAAAACTACTATCTTGGGAAATTTTCCTAA